A single genomic interval of Argopecten irradians isolate NY chromosome 8, Ai_NY, whole genome shotgun sequence harbors:
- the LOC138330437 gene encoding uncharacterized protein isoform X1, with protein sequence MLRHEITKENQSLPNVMMPMSDFTWNLQAQHPFIHQVYPKKRKAPGFGDADKEVPSNHEELMENSTFKRRCTEASGDHDVMTEVNHNISASENLNFPSVQTTQSQSCWPLPPQPNSLFINPLVMTSAMQDEESDNTNQPFISPPERDMQPPLIGGDCMIMNLNEETYSTTTIDVTEEQMAYSAMESDGVPDQEQYKLEMCDTNCFDIEKGPVSSKVKCYCRPSWEGVMEMRPYVSDYY encoded by the exons ATGCTGCGCCATGAGATCACAAAGGAAAACCAGTCGTTGCCCAATGTCATG ATGCCTATGTCAGATTTTACCTGGAATCTCCAAGCACAACATCCTTTTATACATCAAGTCTACCCAAAGAAAAGAAAAGCACCAGGATTTGGTGATGCCGATAAAGAAGTTCCAAGTAACCATGAAGAG TTGATGGAAAACAGTACATTTAAACGGAGATGCACAGAAGCCTCGGGAGATCATGATGTAATGACTGAAGTAAATCATAATATATCCGCCTCGGAGAATCTCAATTTCCCTTCCGTCCAAACAACACAATCACAG AGTTGCTGGCCTTTACCGCCCCAACCAAATAGCTTATTTATCAACCCTCTAGTGATGACCTCAGCCATGCAGGATGAGGAGAGTGACAACACAAACCAACCGTTTATATCACCGCCTGAACGGGACATGCAGCCACCACTCATAGGT GGCGATTGTATGATAATGAATTTGAATGAAGAGACCTACTCCACAACAACCATTGATGTTACTGAAGAACAAATGGCCTATAGTGCTATGGAATCTGACGGTGTGCCTGACCAGGAACAGTATAAACTAGAAATGTGTGATACAAATTGTTT tgATATTGAGAAGGGTCCTGTGTCCAGTAAAGTAAAATGCTACTGTCGGCCGTCGTGGGAGGGCGTGATGGAAATGAGACCTTATGTTTCTGATTACTACTGA
- the LOC138330437 gene encoding uncharacterized protein isoform X3: MLRHEITKENQSLPNVMMPMSDFTWNLQAQHPFIHQVYPKKRKAPGFGDADKEVPSNHEELMENSTFKRRCTEASGDHDVMTEVNHNISASENLNFPSVQTTQSQSCWPLPPQPNSLFINPLVMTSAMQDEESDNTNQPFISPPERDMQPPLIGGDCMIMNLNEETYSTTTIDVTEEQMAYSAMESDGVPDQEQYKLEMCDTNCLPRQ; this comes from the exons ATGCTGCGCCATGAGATCACAAAGGAAAACCAGTCGTTGCCCAATGTCATG ATGCCTATGTCAGATTTTACCTGGAATCTCCAAGCACAACATCCTTTTATACATCAAGTCTACCCAAAGAAAAGAAAAGCACCAGGATTTGGTGATGCCGATAAAGAAGTTCCAAGTAACCATGAAGAG TTGATGGAAAACAGTACATTTAAACGGAGATGCACAGAAGCCTCGGGAGATCATGATGTAATGACTGAAGTAAATCATAATATATCCGCCTCGGAGAATCTCAATTTCCCTTCCGTCCAAACAACACAATCACAG AGTTGCTGGCCTTTACCGCCCCAACCAAATAGCTTATTTATCAACCCTCTAGTGATGACCTCAGCCATGCAGGATGAGGAGAGTGACAACACAAACCAACCGTTTATATCACCGCCTGAACGGGACATGCAGCCACCACTCATAGGT GGCGATTGTATGATAATGAATTTGAATGAAGAGACCTACTCCACAACAACCATTGATGTTACTGAAGAACAAATGGCCTATAGTGCTATGGAATCTGACGGTGTGCCTGACCAGGAACAGTATAAACTAGAAATGTGTGATACAAATTGTTT GCCCCGACAGTAA
- the LOC138330437 gene encoding uncharacterized protein isoform X2 encodes MPMSDFTWNLQAQHPFIHQVYPKKRKAPGFGDADKEVPSNHEELMENSTFKRRCTEASGDHDVMTEVNHNISASENLNFPSVQTTQSQSCWPLPPQPNSLFINPLVMTSAMQDEESDNTNQPFISPPERDMQPPLIGGDCMIMNLNEETYSTTTIDVTEEQMAYSAMESDGVPDQEQYKLEMCDTNCFDIEKGPVSSKVKCYCRPSWEGVMEMRPYVSDYY; translated from the exons ATGCCTATGTCAGATTTTACCTGGAATCTCCAAGCACAACATCCTTTTATACATCAAGTCTACCCAAAGAAAAGAAAAGCACCAGGATTTGGTGATGCCGATAAAGAAGTTCCAAGTAACCATGAAGAG TTGATGGAAAACAGTACATTTAAACGGAGATGCACAGAAGCCTCGGGAGATCATGATGTAATGACTGAAGTAAATCATAATATATCCGCCTCGGAGAATCTCAATTTCCCTTCCGTCCAAACAACACAATCACAG AGTTGCTGGCCTTTACCGCCCCAACCAAATAGCTTATTTATCAACCCTCTAGTGATGACCTCAGCCATGCAGGATGAGGAGAGTGACAACACAAACCAACCGTTTATATCACCGCCTGAACGGGACATGCAGCCACCACTCATAGGT GGCGATTGTATGATAATGAATTTGAATGAAGAGACCTACTCCACAACAACCATTGATGTTACTGAAGAACAAATGGCCTATAGTGCTATGGAATCTGACGGTGTGCCTGACCAGGAACAGTATAAACTAGAAATGTGTGATACAAATTGTTT tgATATTGAGAAGGGTCCTGTGTCCAGTAAAGTAAAATGCTACTGTCGGCCGTCGTGGGAGGGCGTGATGGAAATGAGACCTTATGTTTCTGATTACTACTGA
- the LOC138330438 gene encoding synaptic vesicle 2-related protein-like has product MSALISEENDLLEDVQSDDNISTTPDVSYKEADRKDSLCNGTSITTKNLDDVLMFIQFGRFQLKMMLLTCHGYFAVCSEMMLIIFLTVPLKKEWHIADMTYPALLVFGAVGGITGGVIIGIVSDKYGRKTPFLISTVILAVFSLLAPFVNSFPLFICVRTLISLGEGGLGALVHVQLLEFLPIKNRGSCLVTITLCGTLGAVYAAAMAWWLLPRYGWRLFMGACAMPAVLQVPISVWLIRESPRFLFVSGRAEAGIKVLKEMARQNNIKLLQVDIDCPTSVNRGRMRDLLTPALKGRTLVISAIWLLQCIGYWGVTLFLPQYMDSVGMDPYLNTFSIFIGQIPGMFLAIITIEPHMLGRIRCLRFFSFFTCLSLILFAFIDDVAAKTVIVIVCYFFMVPMYSILNTLTPEMFPTDIRTTALAFISFLIGLPSLFTAFLSAGVLSTGVLWLYPLVWGACFLILTFLTFLLHQETAGKKLDDRKSS; this is encoded by the exons ATGTCGGCTCTCAtcag TGAAGAAAATGATTTATTAGAAGATGTACAAAGTGATGACAATATCTCCACTACACCTGACGTTTCATATAAAGAAGCTGACAGAAAGGACTCGCTATGCAATGGAACATCAATCACTACCAAAAACTTGGATGATGTTCTTATGTTTATACAATTCGGCCGTTTTCAGCTTAAGATGATGCTGCTGACGTGCCATGGGTATTTCGCAGTATGTTCGGAAATGATGCTGAtcatatttttgacagtgcCACTGAAGAAGGAATGGCACATAGCAGACATGACATATCCAGCTTTACTGGTGTTTGGCGCTGTAGGAGGTATCACAGGTGGAGTGATTATTGGTATAGTTAGTGACAAATATGGACGGAAGACACCTTTCCTCATCAGTACTGTTATATTAGCTGTGTTTTCTCTCCTGGCACCGTTTGTTAACAGCTTCCCCCTGTTTATTTGTGTAAGGACGTTGATCTCTCTGGGAGAAGGTGGACTTGGAGCTCTTGTTCATGTTCAACTTCTAG aatttctTCCTATCAAAAATCGAGGCAGTTGCTTGGTAACCATCACTCTTTGTGGTACGTTAGGAGCGGTGTATGCTGCTGCTATGGCCTGGTGGCTCCTGCCGAGGTACGGCTGGCGACTATTTATGGGGGCCTGTGCAATGCCAGCAGTCTTACAAGTCCCCATCAGTGTGTGGTTAATCAGGGAGTCACCACGCTTCCTGTTTGTGAGTGGAAGGGCAGAAGCAGGAATTAAAGTATTAAAGGAAATGGCTCGACAGAACAACATAAAACTGCTACAGG TTGATATTGATTGTCCCACTAGTGTGAACCGTGGTCGTATGAGAGACCTGTTGACCCCAGCCCTGAAGGGTCGTACACTGGTGATATCGGCTATCTGGCTGCTCCAGTGTATAGGCTATTGGGGAGTGACATTATTCCTGCCCCAGTACATGGACTCGGTGGGAATGGACCCGTACCTTAACACATTCAGTATTTTCATTGGACAGATCCCCGGCATGTTTCTAGCCATCATCACTATAGAACCACACATGTTGGGACGGATACGCTGTTTACGATTCTTCTCATTCTTTACGTGTTTGTCACTCATCTTATTCGCGTTTATTGATGATGTCGCAGCAAAAACTGTTATAGTGATAGTTTGCTATTTCTTTATGGTTCCGATGTATTCCATTCTTAATACCCTCACACCAGAAATGTTCCCCACCGATATTCGAACCACGGCCCTGGCCTTCATCTCCTTCCTCATAGGCTTACCTAGTCTCTTTACGGCCTTCCTCAGTGCAGGCGTACTGTCCACCGGAGTACTGTGGTTGTACCCTCTGGTGTGGGGCGCGTGCTTCCTCATTCTCACATTTCTCACATTCCTTCTTCATCAGGAAACAGCTGGAAAGAAGTTAGATGATAGGAAAAGTTCTTAA